The Lycium ferocissimum isolate CSIRO_LF1 chromosome 10, AGI_CSIRO_Lferr_CH_V1, whole genome shotgun sequence genome window below encodes:
- the LOC132034903 gene encoding uncharacterized protein LOC132034903 → MAAAATSKPLEFALAILQSAVDQAKNTHAYLSKPKRKLSPQAIQAYNDCKTNWENLASGLERSLETIKKDKGYATDTSDYDLMIHLDDATSCATALDKAQIQDHVIAKGKENALLAVGAANTILGWIKPPKKLD, encoded by the coding sequence ATGGCAGCTGCAGCAACATCAAAACCCTTGGAATTTGCACTTGCCATTCTTCAGTCAGCAGTAGACCAAGCCAAAAATACACATGCATATCTGTCCAAACCCAAACGAAAGCTCAGCCCACAAGCTATTCAGGCTTATAATGATTGCAAAACCAATTGGGAAAATTTGGCTAGTGGATTGGAAAGGAGTCTCGAGACTATTAAAAAGGATAAAGGCTATGCTACTGATACATCAGACTATGATCTTATGATTCACCTTGACGATGCCACAAGTTGTGCAACTGCGTTAGACAAGGCACAAATTCAAGATCATGTAATAgcaaaagggaaagaaaatgcGCTGCTGGCAGTAGGTGCTGCGAACACCATTCTCGGGTGGATAAAGCCGCCCAAAAAGCTGGACTAG
- the LOC132033875 gene encoding trimethyltridecatetraene synthase-like, with translation MDISWVFIALGAWLLALVFLSKNFNQYPKRKLPPGPRPWPIIGNLNLLGSLPHNSLHHLSQKYGDLMLLKFGSKPVLVASSPEMAKEILKTHDAIFASRPALAAGKYTSFNYSDMMWAPYGAHLRQARKICQTEIFNPKRLDSLEYIHVEERRTLISRLFPLSGKPILLQDHLPRFTLRAISRLLMSGKYCSDDSIVTLQTLQLMLDEWFFLGGVINLGDWVPWLSWFDLQGYIKRMKALGKNLTEYYKYVLEDHKAKRQTEENYVPTDMVDVLLHLADDPSLEVKLTTDSMMGIIHDLLAGGTDTSAAVVEWAFQELLRRPNIIDKAHQELDVAIGKERWVEEEDFSKLPYLEAIIKETFRLHPLAALLPPRYSLEDCNVAGYDIPKGTLVYVNAWSLGRNLKYWDRPEEFIPERFIENNVDIKGQNFTMLPFGSGRRKCPGYSLGIKVVRTTMANLLHGFNWKLPRDMKPEDISMEEIYGLSTHPNKPISMIMEPRLPLHLYY, from the exons ATGGATATATCTTGGGTTTTCATAGCATTGGGCGCGTGGCTACTAGCATTAGTTTTTctctcaaaaaatttcaaccAATATCCCAAAAGGAAACTACCACCAGGTCCAAGGCCATGGCCAATAATTGGCAATCTGAACCTCCTTGGTTCACTCCCACATAACTCTTTGCACCATCTTTCACAAAAATATGGAGACTTAATGCTCCTAAAATTTGGTTCCAAGCCTGTTCTAGTAGCATCATCTCCAGAAATGGCTAAAGAGATATTGAAAACACATGATGCTATCTTTGCTTCTCGCCCTGCATTAGCTGCTGGTAAGTACACTAGCTTTAACTACTCAGACATGATGTGGGCACCTTACGGTGCACATTTGCGTCAAGCTAGAAAAATCTGCCAAACCGAGATATTTAATCCCAAGAGGCTTGATTCATTAGAGTATATTCATGTTGAGGAAAGACGAACTTTGATTTCTCGTCTTTTTCCTCTCTCAGGAAAACCAATTTTGCTTCAAGACCATTTACCTCGATTTACCCTTCGCGCTATAAGTAGGTTGCTTATGAGTGGCAAGTACTGTAGTGATGATTCAATAGTAACACTTCAAACATTGCAATTGATGTTGGATGAGTGGTTTTTTCTTGGTGGGGTGATTAATCTTGGGGATTGGGTACCTTGGCTTAGTTGGTTCGACTTGCAAGGGTACATAAAACGAATGAAGGCGTTAGGGAAGAATTTGACAGAATATTACAAATATGTACTTGAAGATCACAAGGCAAAGAGGCAAACAGAGGAGAATTATGTTCCAACGGACATGGTTGATGTTCTGTTGCATCTTGCTGATGACCCTAGTCTTGAAGTTAAGCTTACTACCGATAGCATGATGGGAATAATACAT GATTTGCTAGCTGGTGGAACAGATACTTCAGCAGCAGTAGTAGAATGGGCATTTCAAGAACTTTTGAGGAGACCAAACATCATCGACAAGGCACACCAAGAACTTGATGTGGCCATTGGAAAAGAAAGATGGGTAGAAGAAGAGGACTTCTCTAAACTACCTTATCTAGAAGCCATAATTAAAGAGACATTTAGACTGCACCCTTTAGCTGCATTGCTTCCTCCCCGTTACTCCCTTGAGGACTGCAATGTTGCTGGTTATGACATACCAAAAGGGACACTTGTTTATGTAAACGCATGGTCTTTAGGAAGAAATCTAAAGTATTGGGATAGGCCAGAAGAGTTTATTCCAGAAAGGTTTATTGAAAATAACGTAGACATAAAAGGGCAAAACTTCACAATGTTACCATTTGGTTCTGGAAGGAGGAAGTGCCCTGGGTATAGCCTTGGTATTAAGGTTGTTAGGACAACAATGGCTAACTTGTTACATGGATTCAATTGGAAGTTACCACGAGATATGAAGCCAGAAGATATAAGCATGGaggagatttatggattaagtaCACACCCAAATAAGCCCATATCTATGATCATGGAACCAAGACTTCCCCTCCATCTTTATTACTAG